Within the Chryseobacterium geocarposphaerae genome, the region ATATGACCCGGAAATTGGTGTCGGATATGTTTTTATCGCTAACTTAGTGCAAAGTATCATCACATTGGCTATAGTAGGAAAAGAATTTGTGAACTTTAGTTTCCGTAAGTTTGATTTTAAGCTTTGGAAAAGAATCATGAATTATTCTTGGCCGGTAATGATTGCTGGTCTTGCTGGAATTATCAATCAAACCTTAGACAGACAGTTTTTGAAATATTTACTTCCTAAAGAAGAAGCCAAACATCAAATCGGAGTTTACGGAGCCGTTTATAAGATTGCTACTTTTATCACTGTATTTAGACAGGCATATCAACTGGGGATTGAACCTTACTTTTTTTCAAGCTTTAAAGACAAAAATAATCATAAAACCTATGCCGTTTTAATGGATATTTTTGTGGTTTGTAATTGTTTAATTTATATTGGCTTGATGGTCAATCTACAGTGGATCTCAGAAAAATACCTGAAAAACCCGCTTTATTATGAAGGTATTGAAATTATTCCTTTTGTAATGCTGGGCGCTTTATTTTTAGGGATATACCTGAATCTTTCTATTTGGTATAAATTATCAGACCAGACCAGAGTAGGACTATACATCTCATTAATAGGAGCAGCTATTACAATTTTTATCAATTTTACTTTTATTCCCAAGTATGGATATTGGGCAAGTGCTTTTGCAGCATTAATTACCTACTCAAGCATGATGATTATTTCTTACATTTGGGGAAAAATACAGTATCCTATTCATTATAACATAAAAAAGATTTCTATTTATCTTATATTATCAATTGCTATTTCTATGGTATCTTTTTATTACTTTAGAGACAATTATTTAATAGGAAACGGGTTGTTTCTTTTATTTATAGCATTTCTTATCTATAATGAAAGAACGATGATTAATAAGATACTTAGAAGAGCATAAAATAATAAACAAAACAGACATTCATATATGAAAATTATTGTTCCGATGGCTGGACGTGGTTCCAGATTGCGTCCACATACATTAACAGTTCCAAAACCTCTAATTCCTATTGCAGGAAAGCCGATCGTACAAAGATTGGTGGAAGATATTGCTAAAGTTGCTGGAGAGAAAATCGAGGAAGTAGCTTTTATCATTGGAGATTTTGGTCCCGAGATTGAAAAGTCTCTTATTCAAATTGCAGAAAAATTGGGGGCCAAAGGAAGCATTTACTATCAATTAGACCCTTTAGGAACGGCTCATTCTTTGAAGTGTGCTGAAGCATCAATGACAGGAAATGTTGTAGTTGCTTATGCAGACACCTTATTCAGAGCTGATTTCCAATTAGATAAAAATTCAGACGGTGTTATTTGGGTAAAAAGTGTAGAAGACCCGTCAGCTTTTGGAGTGGTAAAATTAGATAACTACGGTTTCATCACAGATTTCGTAGAAAAACCGACAACTTTCGTTTCAGATCTGGCAATCATTGGGATTTATTATTTCAACAGTGCTGAAAAACTGATGGACGAAATCAATTATATCATGGATAATGATATTAAAAACGGTGGTGAATACCAATTAACAACAGCGTTGGAAAACCTGAGAGCAAAAGGAGCAAAATTTACTTTAGGAAAAGTAAACGACTGGATGGATTGTGGAAATAAAAATGCTACCGTAGAAACCAACAGCAAAATTTTAGAATACGAAAAAGAGGAAATGTCTCACTTCCCAGCTTCTGCTCAAATAGAAAACTCGTTGATTATTCAGCCATGCTTTATTGGTGAAAATGTAAAGATTTCAAATTCTAAAATTGGACCGGGAGTTTCTTTGGGCAATAATACAGTAGTGGTCAATTCCAATATTGAAAATTCATTGATTCAGGAAAATACCAGAATCAATCATGGGAATTTATCCAATTCAATGATCGGAAATTCGGCTCAGTATTTTGGTGTAGCAAGAGAAATTTCTTTAGGAGACTATTCAGTCCTGGATTTTTTGTCTAAATAACCAACCTGATTTAATAGCATAACTAAGCCACACAAAATGTTTTGTGTGGTTTGGCGTTAATATTGCAAAGCATTTATTTAAATTTGAATATGAACAAATGGATCGCCTCAATACTTTTTATTCTGGTTTTATTTTCTTGTAAGACCAGAAAAACCGTTGAACAAAGCACGGAAGGAAAAGACAGTATTCAAGTAGAAAAACCTAAAGACAATGAGCCAATAGATACAGGTGAAAATTTACATGATCCTCTGACTTTTTATGAAAAGGTTTATATTCACCCTCAATTTGAGTATCTTAAAATAAACAGTAAAATTACTGCTGACAACATCAAGGTAAGTCCTTTAGATGCTACTATTTATATAGAAACGGATAAAAAAATATTTGCTTCCATCAACTTCTTGTTTATTAATGCCGCTCGTGCGCTTATTACTCCGGAAGGAATAAAAGCCATGGATAAATACAATAAAAACTATATTGATTCCGATTTTGATTATCTCAATAATTTATTAAATGTAAATTTCATAGATTATAAGAATTTAGAAAAACTTCTGATAGGAAGAACTTTTTTTACAATTAAAGGTAGAAACTCCCGGATTACTCAAAACATGCAGGGATATCAGCTTTCCTCTATTTCCAATATAAAAATAGAAACAGGAGAAACAACAAGAGAGTATAAAATAGTCCTTCAGTATTCCCCTGAATATGATCTTATGCAAGCCAAACTCCAGGATGCAAATTCCGAAGATTCTTTAGAAATTCTGTATGATGGTTGGGAAACTTATCAGGATGAAATCCGACTTCCAAAAAATGTTAAAATAATTATAAAAGGATCAAAAAACAGTCAAATTCTGCTGGAAAATACGAAATTTGATTTTTCGAGGATGGATACACGCTATAATGTCCCATCTAATTATAAGAAAATTGAGATTAAATGATTAAAAAATTTAGCTTTTTAATAGGTATTTTATTGTTTGGATTGCACTTCGGGCAAGATAAACAAAAGAAGGAACAGCTCCAAAAGCAAAATGCCGAACTAAAAAAACAAATTGCACAGATAAACAATGATTTAGCTAAAACAAGAAGTGAATCAAAGCTCTCTATTGCCTATCTTACGAATGTCAATAAAAAATTAGTATTAAGAGAAAAAGTTTACAACAATACTCAAAAAGAAAAGAGATTTATTGAAGATGAAATCTATTTACGTCAATTAGAAATCAATCGTCAAAATAGAGAACTTGCCATCTTAAGAAAGAATTACGCAGAAGTTTTAGTAAACGCCTATAAAAATAAAGGGGTACAGAATAAAGTCACCTTCATTCTTTCATCAAAAAATTTAGGTGAAGCGCTTAGAAGGGTACAATATTTAAAGCAATACTCTGACTATCAAGATAAAAAAGCAGCTGAAATAACTACTGCTGCCGCACAAATACAAAAATCTATTGCTCAGAAAAAGAAATCTGCAGATGAAAAGGAAAATCTACTGATCACACAGAAAAAAGATTTGACTACCATTAATGTAGAACGTGCACAAAAGGAACAGCTAGTTGCAGAATTTAAAAAGAACGAATCCAAACTCACTGCTGAGCTCAAACAAAAACAAACTCAATCTAAAGCTCTGGAAGGACAAATCAGAGCTATTATTGCTGAAGAAATACGAATAGCAAAAGCAGAAGAAGAAGCCAGAAAAAAAGCGGAAGCGGAAAAAATCCGTTTGGCAAAGATAGCAGCTGAAAGAGAAAAAGCAAGAATAGAAGCGGAAGCTAAGGCTAAAGCGGAAGCATTGGAAAGAGAAAGGAAATTGGCGGAAGCGGAAGCCAAAAAAGCATCTGAATTAGCTGCTAAACGTGCTGAAGAAGAAAGAAAGCGTACTGAAGAAGCAGCAAAAGCAGAAGCCAGCGCAAGAGACGAAGCTAGAAAAGTAGCCGCTAAAAAAGCATCTGATGAAGCAGCCTTAAAAGCTAAAGAAGCAACTGATAAATTAAATGCAGCCAGAGCAGCCGAAGATGCTTTAGCCAGAAAAAAAGAAGCAGATAAAAAAGCTGCAGAATCAAAGGCAATGACTAATTTCGGCGTTTCTACATCTGCCGGAAATAACTTTGCCGCTAATAAAGGTAAATTAGGCATGCCAATCTCAGGAACCATTACTCACCGATTTGGAAGACAACCTCACCCGGTGTTTAAAAATATTATGGAAGAGAATAACGGGATTAAAATATCCGTATCAAAAGGAGCCGTGGCAAGATGCGTATTCCCAGGAACCGTTTCCTCAGTACTGCCTGCTTCAGATGGAACCAAAACTGTGGTAATTAAGCACGGTGACTATTTTACTATTTATTCTAATCTGAGCGGTAACTCTGTATCTAAAAATCAACAGGTTTCAGCAGGGACTCCGGTGGGTACTGTAGCTCAGGATTTTGACGGAACGTATACTCTTGATTTTCAGGTATGGAATGGCAGCACACCAGTTGATCCATTAGGTTGGGTTTCTTATTAAAAAAGTTTAACTTTGTAAAAATTTTTAGAAATGAATACACTAACAATATTAGCCTTATCTTGGCAACACATCCTGATTGTAGCAATACTGCTTGTATTACTTTTCGGAGGTAAGAAAATCCCTGAATTGATGAGAGGAGTTGGTTCTGGTATTAAAGAATTTAAAGACGCTGTAAAAGAAGAAGACAAGCCTGGTTCTGAAAACAAAAACTCTTCTTCAAACAACAATACGAATTCTAGCAACTAAAATTCTAACTTATTCTTAAATGAATTTTACAGAAATTGCATGGAATATCTTCAATCAGTCTATTGAAGATTATCACGTGCTTGATAACGTCAACACTCTAATTAACAATCCATACGAAAAAGACAGTTTGGAACGGATTTTGTATGCAAAGAACTGGATTGATACCGTTCAATGGCATTTGGAAGATATAATTAGAGATGAAAATATTGATCCGACTGAAGCTCTTCACCTGAAGAGAACTATAGACCAATCAAATCAAAAAAGAACCGATTTAGTGGAGTTTATAGACAGTTGGTTCCTAAAAAAATACGAAAATATAATTCCTAAATCTGATGCGAAAATCAATACAGAAACTCCCGCTTGGGCAGTGGACAGATTATCAATACTTGCATTAAAGATTTATCATATGTCGTTAGAAGCCAACAGAGAATCTGCTTCTGAGGAGCATCGTTTAAATTGTCAGGAAAAATTAAACGTCCTTCTTATGCAAAAAGAAGATTTATCGGCTTCTATCAATCAGTTGCTTGCTGATATTGAGAACGGTAGCGTTAAGATGAAAGTGTACAAACAGATGAAAATGTACAACGATGAAAGTCTTAACCCAATCCTGTATCAAAAGGGGCAGCAAAAATGAAAAAATTACTTTTTTTTGGAATATTAATTACAACGATTTCGTCTTGTGCAACGGAAAAGCTTAATCTTTCCCCGTTGACCAGCAATTTCTACAGTGAGTCCAAAGGTTCTGACAATCGTACAGGATCTGGAAAGTCGTTTGAGATCAATATTAAAAAAAATGTAAATGCCTCAGAAATATCAAATTTAATTTCAACCTTTCCTACATTCAAGAGTAACAGTATAAATGAAGAGGTGACCAATTTAAAATACAGTCTTCAAAATTATTTATACGCTATCGAATCTAATAATATAGCCGGAAGAAACAGATCAATTAAAAGTTTTGAAAAATCCTATAAAAAAATTCAGAAACTAAGATCTGGTTTGGGTAAAGATGATGATGAAGTTCTGAACAGATATTTGGTAAGACTTAAAACTAATATCTCTGTAATAGAAGACTCTTTAAAAGGAAATTAAAATGAGAATTATCCATGATTAAAATTCAGGCGGAAGCTAACGTTCCTACAGAACACGGCACTTTCCGAATGATCGCGTTCTCCGAAAACGAAAATGACTGGATGCCACACATGGCTATTTTAGCTGAGAATACAGACTTTTCTAAGCCAGTTAATGTGCGTTTTCACTCAGAGTGTATTACCGGAGAAGTTTTCCATTCAAAAAAATGTGAATGTGGACAGCAATTAGACGCTGCCATGAAATATATCCACGAAAATGGCGGGGTTATCATTTACCTTAGACAAGAAGGTCGAAATATAGGTATTATCAATAAGTTAAAAGCGTATTCCCTCCAGGAAAAAGGATTTGATACCGTGGAAGCCAATCTGAAACTGGGACTTCCTGCAGACGACAGAAACTTTGGTGTTGCCATAGAGATATTAAACCTTTTGGATATAAAAGATATTAATCTTCTTACCAATAATCCAGAGAAAGTAAAATATGTTACGGAGAGTAATATACATCTTAACTCAAGAATTCCCTTACAAATTCCAGCTAATGAAATCAGCAAATGGTATCTGAAAACAAAGAAAGATTATTTTGGTCATCTGCTTGATGATAATGATAACTGATAAAATCAAAAGCTCCAGGATTTCTCCCGGAGCTTTCTTTTTTAATTATTTATAAAAAACTGAAAAGATATTTCTTCTTTTAATTGAAATGATTAATTAACTTTTGTTTTAATCACTTTAGATTCATCAAGATTATAATATTTTACAACAGCGTTATAATCACTATAATCTACTGTTGCTGCTGCTCCTTTTGCAGGGCTTGCCGGAACAAGTACAATTCTAAACGTCTGATTATTTAAATAGTTACCTACTTCTGTAGAAGACATTGTAGAAAGGCTGAAGTTAGGATTATCAATTCTGATCTGAACATTTTGTGAATCAAAAACAAAATTATAATCAAATTTTCTAGGTGCAGCAGAAGTTGAAGGATCTAAATACCAAGTATATGGAAGCTGTTGCCATGCATTATTTGCTTTTCTATATACCAACACAACATCTGTACTCTGGATATTAATTCCTTGCGTGAATGCATAGTTATTACCACTATTAAAAGATCCCGTAACATCTCTCATTTGCGAATAGGTATCATTATCCTGATATGGAGCATTATTATTGTCATTATCATCACAGCTAAATATGAATAAGCTTACAAAAGCTAATAGTAAAAGTGGGAAGAATTTTTTCATTGTATAAAAAGTTTAGTTATTATTTATAAAGCGTATTCAAAACATATACCAAAAAACTCAAAAACATTCTTTACTGTGATTTTTTTAATCGTATTTTTGTTCTTATTCAAAAATTATGAACAAATCCGTATTAAATTTACTCTTCATATTTATTCTTATCAGTTGTGCTACAAATGCTCAATACCAGCCTAAAAACACTTCAAAGGCCGATTTGGATAAAGCACAGCAGTGGGTAAACAAAACTTACAACAGTCTTTCACAAGACGAAAAGCTGGGACAACTTTTTATTGTTGCATTATATACCAATAAAGATGACAACCATATCAATCAGATAAGAAATATTGTCGTAAATGATAAAATCGGAGGTTTAATTCTGATGCAGGATGATGCTGCAAAAGAAATCAATCTGGTGAATGAATTCCAGCAAAAGTCTAAAGTACCATTAATGATCGGAATGGATGCGGAATGGGGCCTATACCAAAGAATTGCCGCAGCTCACAAATTCCCTTGGGCAATGACATTAGGAGCAATTCAGGACAAAAACCTGATTTATCAGATGGCTTCAAAAATTGCGGAAGATTGTAAAAGAATGGGCATCAACTGGGACTTTGCACCGGTTGTGGATGTAAACACCAATCCGAACAACCCTATCATTGGTAACCGAAGCTTTGGGTCTGAAGTTCAAAATGTAATTAATTCCGCTTCAGCGTATGCAAACGGTCTCCAGGATCACAATATTCTTGCTGCCATCAAACATTTTCCCGGACATGGAGATACCAGTACAGATTCGCATCTTGATCTTCCAGTTGTTTCACATAATTTAGAGAGACTTAATACCATTGAGCTTGCTCCATTCAAAGCTTTAATGAATAAAGGAATTGGTGGCGTAATGGTTGCTCACTTATATGTTCCAAACCTGGAATCTGGGAAAGGAATCCCGGCTTCGGTATCAAAGAATATCATTACCGGATTACTTAAAGAGAAATTAGGTTATAAAGGATTAATTATCACAGATGCCCTGAATATGGGAGCTGTAGCCAATAAATATAATCCGGGAGAATTGGACGCATTGGCTTTTAAAGCAGGAAATGACATCATGCTTTTTTCTCAAGGCGTAGCAGAGGGAAAAAAACTGATCCAGAAAGCCATTGACAACGGAGAAATACCACAATCAAGAGTAGAAGAAAGTGTAAAGAAAATTCTTTTGACAAAATATTTCTTAGGATTGGACAAATATTCTCCTAAAGACCCTGAAAATATCAACTTCGACTTAAATAATGATACCCATAAAACTTTAGTTCAGAATCTGTACTCAAATGCGTTGACTTTATTAAAGGATGATAAAAAACTACTTCCATTAAACGGAAAGCAAATATATTACATTCCATTGGAGGAAGCTCCTTATCAGACTTTCGCAACTCAATTAGGTTCAAATGTAATCCTTAAAAAATCAAACGAAATCAATACAATTCCAGCTAATTCAACAGTAATTATAGGACTTCACAAAGACAATTCTACAGCTTACAAACCTTATAAAATTTCAGTAGAATCCAAAAAGATTATTGAAGACTTAGCTAAAAAACAAAATTTAGTTCTGAATGTTTTCGGAAGTGCTTATGCGTTAAAAGACATTGATATCTCAAAAATTTCTACGGTATTGGTTTCTTATGAAAACAATGATGACTCTATGACGGCAACAGCAAATGCTCTTAACGGAAAAACAAAAATTTCAGGCAGACTTCCTGTTTTGGTAAATGACAAACTAAAACCTGGGATGGGAATTGACCTGAAAGCACAATCAAATAATTAGACCATATCAAACAAACCATAAAATGAAAATAGGCATACTTTGCTATCCAACCTATGGAGGAAGCGGAATTGTAGCAACAGAACTCGGAATGTCACTTGCCAACAAAGGCTATGAAGTACACTTTATCAGTTCAGCGCTGCCTGCAAGATTAGATATTACCAATCCGAATATTTTCTTTCATAAAGTAAATGTTCAGACCTATCCGCTTTTCCAATATCAGCCTTATGATATTGCACTAAGCTCAATGATCTATCGTGTTGTGAATTTGTATAAACTCGATCTGCTTCATGCCCATTATGCAATTCCTTATGCATATGCAGCTTTTACGGCAAAGCAGATGCTCCGCGAAGACAACAATGATATTCCGTTGGTGACTACACTTCACGGGACCGATATTACTTTAGTAGGGCAGCATCCGAGTTATAAACATGCGGTAGAATTTTCCATCAATAAATCTGACGCGATTACTTCGGTGTCAGAAAGCTTGAAAAAAGACACCTTACAGTTTTTCAATATTAAAAAAGAAATTCAGGTGATTACCAATTT harbors:
- a CDS encoding lipopolysaccharide biosynthesis protein; this translates as MYKKLFGQTAVYGLSSVLVRIFPFLIAPIVTKAFGPSASSPFVDWYSIAGVITVFLTHGMETSFFRFAQEGDIDKKTLISTCALSVLGTGFIYLLLGYVFRQDLANAFETPDQVNYLVIFLFILSFDAFSTIPSAVLRLEGKPVQYMLSKVIGSLAYYFLVVFFIKWLPKYPNGIFGLKYDPEIGVGYVFIANLVQSIITLAIVGKEFVNFSFRKFDFKLWKRIMNYSWPVMIAGLAGIINQTLDRQFLKYLLPKEEAKHQIGVYGAVYKIATFITVFRQAYQLGIEPYFFSSFKDKNNHKTYAVLMDIFVVCNCLIYIGLMVNLQWISEKYLKNPLYYEGIEIIPFVMLGALFLGIYLNLSIWYKLSDQTRVGLYISLIGAAITIFINFTFIPKYGYWASAFAALITYSSMMIISYIWGKIQYPIHYNIKKISIYLILSIAISMVSFYYFRDNYLIGNGLFLLFIAFLIYNERTMINKILRRA
- a CDS encoding sugar phosphate nucleotidyltransferase; protein product: MKIIVPMAGRGSRLRPHTLTVPKPLIPIAGKPIVQRLVEDIAKVAGEKIEEVAFIIGDFGPEIEKSLIQIAEKLGAKGSIYYQLDPLGTAHSLKCAEASMTGNVVVAYADTLFRADFQLDKNSDGVIWVKSVEDPSAFGVVKLDNYGFITDFVEKPTTFVSDLAIIGIYYFNSAEKLMDEINYIMDNDIKNGGEYQLTTALENLRAKGAKFTLGKVNDWMDCGNKNATVETNSKILEYEKEEMSHFPASAQIENSLIIQPCFIGENVKISNSKIGPGVSLGNNTVVVNSNIENSLIQENTRINHGNLSNSMIGNSAQYFGVAREISLGDYSVLDFLSK
- a CDS encoding DUF4292 domain-containing protein, whose protein sequence is MNKWIASILFILVLFSCKTRKTVEQSTEGKDSIQVEKPKDNEPIDTGENLHDPLTFYEKVYIHPQFEYLKINSKITADNIKVSPLDATIYIETDKKIFASINFLFINAARALITPEGIKAMDKYNKNYIDSDFDYLNNLLNVNFIDYKNLEKLLIGRTFFTIKGRNSRITQNMQGYQLSSISNIKIETGETTREYKIVLQYSPEYDLMQAKLQDANSEDSLEILYDGWETYQDEIRLPKNVKIIIKGSKNSQILLENTKFDFSRMDTRYNVPSNYKKIEIK
- a CDS encoding murein hydrolase activator EnvC family protein, encoding MIKKFSFLIGILLFGLHFGQDKQKKEQLQKQNAELKKQIAQINNDLAKTRSESKLSIAYLTNVNKKLVLREKVYNNTQKEKRFIEDEIYLRQLEINRQNRELAILRKNYAEVLVNAYKNKGVQNKVTFILSSKNLGEALRRVQYLKQYSDYQDKKAAEITTAAAQIQKSIAQKKKSADEKENLLITQKKDLTTINVERAQKEQLVAEFKKNESKLTAELKQKQTQSKALEGQIRAIIAEEIRIAKAEEEARKKAEAEKIRLAKIAAEREKARIEAEAKAKAEALERERKLAEAEAKKASELAAKRAEEERKRTEEAAKAEASARDEARKVAAKKASDEAALKAKEATDKLNAARAAEDALARKKEADKKAAESKAMTNFGVSTSAGNNFAANKGKLGMPISGTITHRFGRQPHPVFKNIMEENNGIKISVSKGAVARCVFPGTVSSVLPASDGTKTVVIKHGDYFTIYSNLSGNSVSKNQQVSAGTPVGTVAQDFDGTYTLDFQVWNGSTPVDPLGWVSY
- a CDS encoding twin-arginine translocase TatA/TatE family subunit; translation: MNTLTILALSWQHILIVAILLVLLFGGKKIPELMRGVGSGIKEFKDAVKEEDKPGSENKNSSSNNNTNSSN
- a CDS encoding DUF4254 domain-containing protein, with protein sequence MNFTEIAWNIFNQSIEDYHVLDNVNTLINNPYEKDSLERILYAKNWIDTVQWHLEDIIRDENIDPTEALHLKRTIDQSNQKRTDLVEFIDSWFLKKYENIIPKSDAKINTETPAWAVDRLSILALKIYHMSLEANRESASEEHRLNCQEKLNVLLMQKEDLSASINQLLADIENGSVKMKVYKQMKMYNDESLNPILYQKGQQK
- the ribA gene encoding GTP cyclohydrolase II, with the translated sequence MIKIQAEANVPTEHGTFRMIAFSENENDWMPHMAILAENTDFSKPVNVRFHSECITGEVFHSKKCECGQQLDAAMKYIHENGGVIIYLRQEGRNIGIINKLKAYSLQEKGFDTVEANLKLGLPADDRNFGVAIEILNLLDIKDINLLTNNPEKVKYVTESNIHLNSRIPLQIPANEISKWYLKTKKDYFGHLLDDNDN
- a CDS encoding glycoside hydrolase family 3 protein; this encodes MNKSVLNLLFIFILISCATNAQYQPKNTSKADLDKAQQWVNKTYNSLSQDEKLGQLFIVALYTNKDDNHINQIRNIVVNDKIGGLILMQDDAAKEINLVNEFQQKSKVPLMIGMDAEWGLYQRIAAAHKFPWAMTLGAIQDKNLIYQMASKIAEDCKRMGINWDFAPVVDVNTNPNNPIIGNRSFGSEVQNVINSASAYANGLQDHNILAAIKHFPGHGDTSTDSHLDLPVVSHNLERLNTIELAPFKALMNKGIGGVMVAHLYVPNLESGKGIPASVSKNIITGLLKEKLGYKGLIITDALNMGAVANKYNPGELDALAFKAGNDIMLFSQGVAEGKKLIQKAIDNGEIPQSRVEESVKKILLTKYFLGLDKYSPKDPENINFDLNNDTHKTLVQNLYSNALTLLKDDKKLLPLNGKQIYYIPLEEAPYQTFATQLGSNVILKKSNEINTIPANSTVIIGLHKDNSTAYKPYKISVESKKIIEDLAKKQNLVLNVFGSAYALKDIDISKISTVLVSYENNDDSMTATANALNGKTKISGRLPVLVNDKLKPGMGIDLKAQSNN